The sequence below is a genomic window from Glycine max cultivar Williams 82 chromosome 20, Glycine_max_v4.0, whole genome shotgun sequence.
TAATAAGATACTCAACAAGCGACTCGGAAGCAGCAATTTTATAGCAGATTATCCAAGTAATAATACAGATATACCCTTATTGGGTCACGATCAGTCATCTCTGAGCTCCAAATCCATTCTTAATGATCACAAGGATACAGACAAATACAAGTAAGAAGAAAAACATCATAATATGTATTAGTTCTGTATTCTTAACTTCTGGCAACTATTATTTATTGCACATAAAGAAAAAACTGCAGTCTTTGACTGAGCTCCATGATCATATATGTTTCTGACATCATTTTCTTTAATCATTTAAGGATTTTTGTCAGCACATGGAACGTGGGTGGGATTGCCCCAGATGAAGGACTGAATATGGAGGATTTATTGGAGACATCCAACAATTCCTGTGACATCTATGTACTTGGGTATGAATTGAGCTTCttttgataattaataattattaaagtcATGCACGTAGTAACATATTTTCAACTGTTTCACGATCCAGGTTTCAAGAAATTGTGCCTCTAAAAGCATCCAATGTATTGGGGTATGAAAACAATAAGATCTCTACCAAGTGGAATTCCATAATCGGAAAAGCTCTAAACAAGAGCACACATCACAGTTTCAGAGATGATAAAAAGGAGGAGGATGTGAAGAACAATATTTGTTGCAATAATAAGGAAgctggaaataataataataatccagGTCAGCAGTGTGAAGCCCCACAAGATTTCGAATGTATCATTAGCAAGCAAATGGTTGGTATATTGATATCAGTATGGGCTAAGAGAGAACTTCGTCCATTCATTCAACATTCAAGTGTCTCACGTGTCGGATGTGGCATCATGGGCTGCTTAGGGAACAAGGTGACCTAACCAAACGCAACTTTATTCATATTCAttactttaattatattaattaccaCTTCAATTCAACACAAGCATCATATATGTAtatctatctattttttttgcACTTAATTTGAAGTATAACTATATGTTCATCATTCATCATCACTGTCTACATCAACTTCATTTAGTGTCCAGAATCTCACATCTTAATTAATTGGTTATCTAGCTAGGAACAAgtcctttttaattttgtacttgattatatttaaatttacttaattttaccACTATGCATGCATGATTGATTTGCAGGGTTCTGTATCTGTGAGATTTGTGTTACATGAAACAAGCTTTTGCTTTGTGTGTTGTCACCTAGCTTCTGGGGGAAGAGAGGGGGATGAGAAGCATAGAAACTCTAATGTTGCTGAAATATTTTCAAGGTCAAGCTTTCCTAGAGGTCCTATGCTTGATTTGCCAAGAAAGATTCTTGATCATGAGTAAGCAAATTACTACATTTGTTAGAAACCGTCCAACCGATCAACCTCAATAAttgctttttggtttattttgataataattagGTTGCTTTCCCAACAAATCATGAAAACAAGGTgcgaatattaaatattatttttgcttttatggcttttaaaataatgaatttgttACTTGCTAGTTGAAAGCACCACTATATATTTGCGAGTCTCCAGCTCTGAATTTGTCCAACTACATACTGATGAAGGCCGCCAAAACACTTAAATATTATTCTTTGTTGGTTTTTGTGTTTGAAACTAAATTATTATACCCTTAAATCAATCAACTTTGAGAATATGTGACGAATTTGTTCTACTATAGTGGGACAGTGAGTTAATTAACTAATGAAAAAGTTGCAAAAAGGTGCCAAATAGAATAAAACACATTTGCagatattgaaatataattaaaaaggtaAAACCATTTGACCTCTTTTAATTACTCaatattcaaatgaatttactttCTGCATGCCGACTTTTAACCATTTAATCAATTACTCTAtattcaaactgaatttacttttaattacttttacttTGATATTCATGTTGCATAAGTTTAACTATTTAATCAATCACGGCCCTGTCTTGTGCAGACACGTAATATTGCTTGGAGATTTAAATTACAGAATTTCTCTACCGGAAGAAACAACACGTTTAGTTGTTGAAAATGAAGACTGGGATTCCCTACTAGAATATGATCAGgtgtctaaataaataaaaatacacttAACATGTACATATGTACATGAGAGACGagaagagtaaattttgatCATATGACTAAgattattttacttaaatttaatcttcatcattcattttaattatataattaagattaaCTCTTCTTATACTCTCACCTTGATAACTCTTGATACCTCTTTCACACGTACTCTCCGTCTCTATACTAAATGCACACGTAGATGCACACACTTCTTGGAATTTTTAGTATATTCTCTAACTTgaattgaatgaaaatgaaGCTAACGATGGAGCTAATGAGGGGAAACATGTTAAAAGGATGGCATGAAGGAGCAATCAAATTTGCTCCAACCTACAAGTATTGTCCAAATTCAGACATGTACTATGGATGTTGTTACCAAGGCAAAAACGCAGCGAAGAAGCGAGCACCAGCATGGTAAGACACGTGCCTGCGTAAATATCAATTAtaacatattttgttttcaatgaCAACATTAAAATACAAAAGTCACGTTATTACAATGTTACATTTTTAACTGCTCATGTGATCTTATTAGTaacttaaatttcaattttaagtatTTATGTGATTAATTGTATGTTTAAGATTAACTTTAAGTAACTTTTCTCTCTCGTGTAAAAAAAGCCTTATTAGATACATCCTTGTACATCAATGATGCATTTTtgtcatatttttgttttcttaattttaggtGTGACAGAATTATATGGTTTGGCAACGGCTTAAAGCAAATTCAGTATGCTAGATGTGAATCAAAACTATCGGATCATAGGCCCGTCAAGACATTATTTATAGCACAAGTCAGGGTTTCATCAGCACTAAAATGCTTTCAAAGTTTGTTTCTGtcagagagatttgaacaaaTTAAAACCCACTTTGGACTTCTCTCCAATGATGAGTTTGTATGTAAAAAGCAATTAAGTTTCCGGTTGTGAATCATTAACTAATTAATACTAGTGTTCTTATATACATAGTACTAGTTTGACCTTTGGAAACTATAGTAGTTAGAGAAGAAAGCAAATTAAGAGGTGACAGAATTAGCTCTTTTGCTGATGAGAGATACACCGAAGTTGGTTGTTTATTAATGTGTTATCTATTACACTATGTTGCTAGTTTTTGAATTATCCAATAGAATGTGCAAATATATATGTCATTGAACATTAATATTAtacattttcttattctttaagCTTGATCTCCTCAACCCAGCAGACTCCttgcatttttttcttacttatttttttttatatacgatAGTAATAAAATTCATGAAATGATGACATGTGCTCTTTAATACGTTACATTCTATAGTTGTTGGTCTTGAGTTGAAGAATTTTTCTCTCCGTCTATCTAATGTTGAATACTCTAACAGATGACATCTGCTCTTTAATTAATGGTTAAAGATCAAGGCATCAACCCATGATATCATGAAATGATGCTCATAATACAAGGAAACAAACTTCGTGATATTAATTTCCCTAAGGCAAAAGAATATACTTTCTAATGCTTTCATCAGCTAGTCATAGGTGATCTTCTAGCAGTCATCAAGAGGGGTTTCCTGTGACCATTAAGATTGGACTAATTAATGTACGTAGCGAGATTCCGATAAACAATAATTGCTCGTAATTAAAATTCGAATATACTAGCTGatgaaatataaaagaaaattttgcattAAATTTGAAAGAGGACAAAGTACAAGCCAATTATTGAGCAAGTTTGTTACTACAGGCaatgacataattttttatatttgataggAAGTGGGATCATCAGATCATCCTCTTGTGCTCATTGTATGAAAAAAGCAAAATCATACGAACGAAGTAAATGCTATTTTTTCCAATAAAGATACCAAACAAatgttaaatctatattttctaAGAGACATTTATTTCATGGGCTATTTAGTTATTCTCGAAAAAATAGGACCGAAAAAATTATCTCAATTTTATTATGaggtcataaaaaattaatcataagtatattttattcttgGAAAATACATAATCACATCTTCGATCAATATTTAGTCTCTCGATAGAGGaggtaagaaaaaattattctcatAAGACATAAATATCTCTTCATGAGTAAAAATCTATATATACTCCTCTTACTAACTATTACCACTAATATCTCATTGTTTCTTCATGACacatgcttaatttttttttccaatcccGCAAATTTCATCCTACCCAATTAATATTCCCGCAATTTGATTTACAGCCAATTATTCCTacattttatgatattttttcttttttctccaatgcttcttttttaatagataattttgtttatctttCAATTATCCTAATCGTCAAACACCTAGGAAAAAAAAGGGGTGTTGCAAAaattttagtaattataatatatattcctaggaaaaaataaatcaactaaatatatattttaatcattattgggaatatataaaaaaaaacaatctcaaccaattttaatagttaactagacacatttttaataatatccgaaaataacattttcatgttatattctctgaaaaaaaaatatttctaggactaaaaatattatcCTGAAACAAATGCCCCTtgtatatatcattttataaaggAATATTATATTCACACAATCAAATTATATAACAAtacaatatttctttttctttctctctattgCATTACGTACTCATCTTAatttgtctctcttctctccctGTCTTTCTCTTATTTGTATTAACAGTTGCACAAaacttttatgaataaaattttcttttataaatgcaacttgtgaaaaaaaaaatagtttatacatATGTTTCCAGCCGATAGCATTGCCTGAGGCGTGCAGTCTTTCAACTCAAAACTAATAAAGTAAAAGCTTCTGTAATAATATATACCATATTGCTTCAACCCCATTCGAGGAGAATTATATATTCTTAAACTCAATCCAATTCAAAGCACTGGCACTTTAATTGCAACTTGTTTCTTAACAGCCTTAGTTTATGAGACATGTACCTAGATAGAAAACCGACTttcctttattaaaaaaaaaactatctacATGTCGATGCTTAATTAGAGAACTTGCTGACAAGCTACAGATACGTGTCgatgtttaaattaattagagAACTTGCTCATATATAACACAACCATAAAGGAAATTAAAGTTGATCGaaatttttcttcatatttgcTCACGGCGAGTTAGTGAAAGTTTAAATGGGCACTGACAATGAAGCTTAAAATGTTGCGTGTGAATAAGctagaaatttgaatgataTTAATTGTGCGAATTTAAACGGCTAGCTAGTATAATAATTTGAACATATTGGTTTTGAGTTTGAGTATTTTAATCGTTTGGTGGCTGTGGTGGGAAATTACATGACATTGAGATTGGCAAGAAGAAAAGGGAGATTGGTTGCAATGGAATATGGGTGTGAGCGGCTCCCCATGCTTGAGTTCCTCATCCAATCTGCTCATGTAAACCAAACTAACCTCTCTCTTCTCTTATAATTGTCCTTTTTATCCTTTtctattatattgttttttttttcgggtATTTGCTCTACAGGAGGTGGTCTTCATGCAGTTTTAACTTAACTTGAAGCCTAAGTATCGAATAAGGTTTTATATTGCGGTGATGTTGCAGTTGCAAactgttttttaaaacattggtatcAATATCATCAACTATATGAATTGAGCTAATCCTGATATAGTTTGGTAACATTCcaggttttgaattttgagattGGCACAACAAATATTGCCTTTCTGTTCCTTGAAGATCTTTGGATTCAATTCAAGTGAGTGTGGCTCATATTTTTATctctataattatttaattaaggcTGTTTCTTGTATTGTGTCTTCCCATTGATTTCCGCTTTTGAATCGTTGAGTCCAGGAAAGTGGCCAAAGTTGGCGAATTGATTAGCATTGAAACTTGCATGGAAATTATGGATCTTCTCTACGAAAAAGATGAAATGTCGTTTCTTTTTAGGTCTCCTCACTCCCTTTCTGCATCAATCTTGGTATATATATTCCCTAGTCATTTCAAAGTTCCAACTTCCAAGTAATATCTCATATAAGCAATTTACTAATGCATTGTAATATACTTTTGCAGGTTGCCTCATATGTAATGGCGGTTCCTAAACAGAAATGGGGATTTCCAGTTCTTGCATGGGGTAAGAAAGTTCATCTGGGTTTTAATATAGTTTTTGCAGTTTTAACCTTGTATCAACCTTCTAATACAAGCATATCCATGTACCGAGGAACTAACAAATGGATTTTTGTTAGTAAATTTTGTGACCTCACATAAGGAACAAGATATCCTTAAAATGGCGATAGAAATTCTCAAGCATGTGCTTGAACCTTCTTGAGATATGaagtaagtgaattttgaaaGACTGAATCACTTTTGGTATTGGAATGTGGATTGTCGTGAACTTTGTTATTTAAAAGTAATCAAGTGCTCAATCTGTCAATGTCTATCAGTGACCATAAAAATATTGCAATTTGCTGAATTTGATTTCTAAGATTGATTGTGGATCtgtaaagaatgaaaaaaatttaacgaAGCTGTGATTGGCTCCCTGCCTACCCATACATATGAAAATATGTTATTGTATACATCCAAGCGAGTATAGTGCATTGAAAATATGGATTCCTATTCTAATTCCTGTCATATGCTTCGTTTCTCCTAATTATTTACTTCTAGGATGATATCCTTGACTTGGTTTGGTTGTATTTTGGATAAATTCCTAATGGTGCTTTAGCAGGTGGCTTCACAAGGAGTTTGAGGATAAACATGTAGCCATATCAGAGAAAAATCTTCAACAAttcaaaaaattgaagaaatcatATTCTTCTATCCACCCAGGCAGTCATTGAGGACATAGTTACATGTGACCAGCTATGTTTGGaccaaagaatagaaaaagcGGTTCTATGTTAGTTTGATCCAATAGATAGACCGGAAGAGAAAGACTTGAGaaacaattgattttttttcatcactTTTTAGTacctataaaattttgttttatcattttt
It includes:
- the LOC100817707 gene encoding type IV inositol polyphosphate 5-phosphatase 9 isoform X1, whose translation is MTGKLVEFMWPALVANKILNKRLGSSNFIADYPSNNTDIPLLGHDQSSLSSKSILNDHKDTDKYKIFVSTWNVGGIAPDEGLNMEDLLETSNNSCDIYVLGFQEIVPLKASNVLGYENNKISTKWNSIIGKALNKSTHHSFRDDKKEEDVKNNICCNNKEAGNNNNNPGQQCEAPQDFECIISKQMVGILISVWAKRELRPFIQHSSVSRVGCGIMGCLGNKGSVSVRFVLHETSFCFVCCHLASGGREGDEKHRNSNVAEIFSRSSFPRGPMLDLPRKILDHELLSQQIMKTRHVILLGDLNYRISLPEETTRLVVENEDWDSLLEYDQLTMELMRGNMLKGWHEGAIKFAPTYKYCPNSDMYYGCCYQGKNAAKKRAPAWCDRIIWFGNGLKQIQYARCESKLSDHRPVKTLFIAQVRVSSALKCFQSLFLSERFEQIKTHFGLLSNDEFVCKKQLSFRL
- the LOC100817707 gene encoding type IV inositol polyphosphate 5-phosphatase 9 isoform X2, producing MTGKLVEFMWPALVANKILNKRLGSSNFIADYPSNNTDIPLLGHDQSSLSSKSILNDHKDTDKYKIFVSTWNVGGIAPDEGLNMEDLLETSNNSCDIYVLGFQEIVPLKASNVLGYENNKISTKWNSIIGKALNKSTHHSFRDDKKEEDVKNNICCNNKEAGNNNNNPGQQCEAPQDFECIISKQMVGILISVWAKRELRPFIQHSSVSRVGCGIMGCLGNKGSVSVRFVLHETSFCFVCCHLASGGREGDEKHRNSNVAEIFSRSSFPRGPMLDLPRKILDHEHVILLGDLNYRISLPEETTRLVVENEDWDSLLEYDQLTMELMRGNMLKGWHEGAIKFAPTYKYCPNSDMYYGCCYQGKNAAKKRAPAWCDRIIWFGNGLKQIQYARCESKLSDHRPVKTLFIAQVRVSSALKCFQSLFLSERFEQIKTHFGLLSNDEFVCKKQLSFRL